The following coding sequences lie in one Burkholderia cepacia genomic window:
- a CDS encoding flagellar hook-length control protein FliK has protein sequence MPPLPLLGALLDTAGAALKAARGSGSSAAGNDASASATAVPFAQTLKQSVVTRRDTSNTATPDASTKQAASKPSAGTKPSGTDDDTSTDDANATTNPDAAALAAAAALQAQLQARTDNAAPADAATAAAAAAAAANAAQKTAVSGQPDATATLADHAAKALEPTSSRDALQAALAKLTGGAGAIAMPATGASAAATASAPAASTSTTAAPLTPKVPTFDRSLADAKGALATQQTPTQATPQALQADANAQSGAQHALAAASDATDPAASATLAAGATAAAAAQANLQLSPAASAIAAANAHALAPHVGTADWTDALSQKVVFLSNAHQQSAELTLNPPDLGPLQVVLRVADNHAHALFVSQHAQVREAVEAALPKLREAMEAGGLGLGSTTVSDGGFASQQQNPQQTFAGGQSSRRGNGGSSAVDAPADVAQSAPAAASVSRAGLVDTFA, from the coding sequence ATGCCTCCCCTGCCCCTGCTCGGCGCGCTGCTCGACACCGCCGGCGCCGCACTCAAGGCCGCCCGCGGCTCGGGTTCGTCCGCCGCCGGCAACGACGCGTCGGCGAGCGCGACCGCCGTGCCGTTCGCGCAGACGCTGAAGCAAAGCGTCGTCACGCGTCGCGACACATCGAATACCGCCACGCCCGATGCATCGACGAAGCAGGCTGCGTCGAAGCCGTCCGCCGGCACGAAGCCGTCCGGCACGGACGACGACACGTCGACCGACGACGCGAACGCGACGACCAATCCTGACGCCGCCGCGCTCGCGGCCGCCGCGGCCCTGCAGGCACAGCTGCAGGCGCGCACGGACAATGCGGCGCCGGCCGATGCGGCCACCGCCGCTGCCGCCGCTGCCGCCGCCGCCAACGCGGCGCAAAAGACGGCCGTGTCCGGCCAGCCCGACGCCACGGCGACGCTGGCCGATCATGCCGCCAAGGCGCTCGAACCGACGTCGAGCCGCGACGCGCTGCAAGCCGCGCTCGCCAAGCTGACGGGTGGCGCGGGCGCGATCGCGATGCCGGCGACCGGCGCGTCCGCCGCCGCGACGGCTTCCGCACCGGCAGCGAGCACTTCGACCACCGCCGCACCGCTGACGCCGAAGGTGCCGACATTCGACCGGTCGCTCGCCGACGCGAAAGGCGCGCTCGCCACCCAGCAGACGCCGACCCAGGCCACGCCGCAGGCGCTGCAGGCCGATGCGAACGCGCAGTCCGGCGCTCAGCACGCACTCGCGGCCGCCAGCGACGCGACCGATCCGGCCGCCAGCGCGACGCTCGCGGCCGGCGCAACGGCCGCGGCCGCCGCGCAGGCCAACCTGCAGCTGTCTCCGGCCGCCAGTGCGATCGCCGCGGCCAACGCGCACGCGCTCGCACCGCACGTCGGCACCGCCGACTGGACGGACGCACTGAGCCAGAAGGTCGTGTTCCTGTCGAATGCGCACCAGCAGAGCGCCGAGCTGACGCTCAACCCGCCCGATCTCGGGCCGCTGCAGGTCGTGCTGCGCGTCGCGGACAACCATGCGCACGCGCTGTTCGTGTCGCAGCACGCGCAGGTGCGCGAGGCCGTCGAAGCCGCGTTGCCGAAGCTGCGCGAGGCGATGGAAGCCGGCGGGCTCGGGCTCGGCAGCACGACCGTCAGCGACGGCGGCTTCGCCTCCCAGCAGCAGAACCCGCAACAGACCTTCGCTGGCGGCCAGTCGTCGCGGCGCGGGAACGGCGGATCGTCAGCCGTCGATGCACCGGCCGACGTTGCGCAATCCGCACCGGCCGCCGCAAGCGTGAGCCGCGCCGGCCTCGTCGATACGTTTGCCTGA